In a genomic window of Halalkalicoccus sp. CG83:
- a CDS encoding glutathione S-transferase N-terminal domain-containing protein — translation MAPIQFYELDGCPFCAKVRTTLDDLGVEYETHSVPSSHGKRTEVEEISGQTEVPMIVDPDNGVEGMHESDDIVEYLNETYA, via the coding sequence ATGGCACCGATCCAGTTCTACGAGCTTGACGGCTGTCCGTTCTGCGCGAAGGTTCGAACGACGCTCGACGACCTCGGCGTCGAGTACGAGACCCACTCGGTTCCGAGCAGCCACGGCAAACGAACCGAGGTGGAGGAGATCAGCGGCCAGACCGAGGTCCCGATGATCGTCGATCCCGACAACGGGGTCGAGGGGATGCACGAGAGCGACGACATCGTCGAGTACCTCAACGAGACGTACGCCTGA
- a CDS encoding transcriptional regulator — MSRSALVGNVTAMLEDAGFVVSDRCAIRPKSFDVAARRGADLILVKILGNVDGFDAATGGEMRRLGTYLDATPFVIGLRTRDEELKPGVVYFRHGVPAFSPDTAMDLFVEEVPPLIYAAPGGLYVSIDADVLADERERRGWSLGQLATELGVSRRTVSKYEDGMNASIEVAMQLEELFEAPLTSPVDVLDGAEEVRDAEPTPADPDVSPDDEGIVAVLTQAGFDVHPTNRAPFKAVGEDTSEEENVLTGNSTFTEAAEKRARIMGSIGRVTRTRSVYFVDRIPRREVEGTAFVEREEAESMRDGEELRELIRERTTPPEEHA; from the coding sequence ATGTCCCGGTCAGCACTGGTCGGAAACGTGACCGCGATGCTCGAGGACGCGGGCTTCGTGGTGAGCGACCGGTGTGCGATCCGTCCGAAGAGCTTCGACGTGGCCGCCCGCCGGGGAGCGGACTTGATCCTGGTGAAGATCCTCGGCAACGTCGACGGCTTCGACGCGGCGACGGGCGGGGAGATGCGCCGGCTCGGCACGTACCTCGACGCGACGCCGTTCGTCATCGGGCTCCGTACCCGTGACGAGGAGCTCAAGCCCGGCGTGGTCTACTTCCGCCACGGCGTTCCCGCGTTCAGCCCCGACACCGCGATGGACCTGTTCGTCGAGGAGGTTCCGCCGCTGATCTACGCCGCCCCGGGCGGACTGTACGTCAGCATCGACGCCGACGTCCTCGCCGACGAACGCGAGCGGCGCGGCTGGAGTCTGGGCCAGCTCGCGACCGAGCTCGGCGTCTCCCGGCGAACGGTCTCGAAGTACGAGGACGGGATGAACGCCTCGATCGAGGTCGCGATGCAGCTCGAGGAGCTGTTCGAGGCGCCGCTAACGAGCCCGGTGGACGTCCTCGACGGAGCCGAGGAGGTCCGCGACGCCGAACCCACGCCCGCCGACCCCGACGTCAGCCCCGACGACGAGGGGATCGTCGCCGTGCTCACGCAGGCCGGTTTCGACGTCCACCCGACGAACCGTGCGCCCTTCAAGGCCGTCGGCGAGGACACCAGCGAGGAAGAGAACGTCCTCACCGGCAACTCGACGTTCACCGAGGCCGCGGAAAAACGCGCCCGCATCATGGGGTCGATCGGAAGGGTAACGCGCACCCGATCGGTCTACTTCGTCGATCGAATCCCCCGACGCGAGGTCGAGGGGACCGCGTTCGTCGAGCGCGAGGAGGCCGAATCGATGCGCGACGGCGAGGAGCTCCGCGAGCTGATTCGCGAGCGCACCACCCCGCCGGAGGAACACGCGTAG